TCGTTTTCTTGCACTGTGCGAGGAAGCGCGCCCTGATCAGGTGCTGTTTGTTCCAGATGATCCTCTTCAGCAGACATCCGACCATGGCTGGAACTTCGAAGCCAATGACGATTTGCTGAGAAAATCCATCGATGTGATCAAGCGGTCCGGCATGAAGGTGTCGCTGTTTGTGGATCCAAATCCGGCTCAACCGCCAAAAGCGGCCGGGGTCGGTGCTGATCGGGTGGAAATTTATACAGGCCCTTATGGTGCCTGCCATTCCGATGAGGCGTTGGCCGAGACGAGGCTGGCGGAGGTTGTTGCTGCAGCCAATGCGGCAAAGGATGCCGGGCTTGACGTCAATGCAGGCCATGATCTTACGCCCGAGAATTTGCCGGCTCTCATGGAGGTCGTGCCTTTCATCAGGGAAGTGTCCATCGGTCACGGCTTTATCGCTGACGCCCTCATCTATGGCTTTGCGGAAAGCGTTCATCGGTTCCAACGCGCCATGGGCGAGTTGTAAGACTGTAATACCGTCTCTTTTTATAGAGGCTACTCATCCGATTTGGGCTTGACCTTGACCCCGTCTTCTTTTAGGCCGAGTGCAAATCTTTCGGTTTCGACCAAATATCAGGCTGTTCGGGTAATTTTGTGAGCCCTCAGCGAGAAAAAAGGAAGAAATAATGCGCGTATATTATGATCGCGATGCAGATATCAATCTGATCAAGGGCAAGAATGTTGCCATCATCGGTTATGGTTCTCAGGGCCATGCTCATGCTTTGAACCTGCGTGACTCCGGCGTCAAGAACCTGGTTATCGGTTTGCGCGAAGGCTCCAAGTCTGCTCAGAAGGCAGAAGCTCAGGGCCTGAAGGTTATGTCTGTTGCCGACGCTTGCAAATGGGCAGACGTGGTCATGATGCTCACCCCGGATGAGTTGCAGGCTGACATCTATGCTACCAGCATGCATGACAACCTCAAAGAAAATGCAATGTTGCTGTTCGCTCACGGCTTGGCAATTCACTTCAACCTGATCGAACCTCGCGCCGACATCGACGTTGCCATGGTTGCTCCTAAAGGTCCTGGCCACACCGTTCGCGGCGAATATGTTCGCGGTGCTGGCGTGCCAACCCTGATCGCTATCGCTCAGGACGCTACCGGCAATGCGCATGACCTTGCTCTGTCTTATGCTTCTGCAAACGGTGGCGGCCGCGCAGGCGTCATCGAAACCACCTTCAAGGAAGAGTGTGAAACCGACCTGTTCGGCGAACAGTCTGTTCTTTGCGGTGGCGTTGTCGAGCTGATGCGTGCCGGTTTCGAAACGCTGGTTGAAGCTGGCTATGCCCCTGAAATGGCTTACTTCGAATGCGTTCACGAAATGAAACTGATTGTGGACCTGATTTATGAAGGCGGTATCGCCAACATGAACTACTCCATCTCCAACACCGCAGAATATGGCGAATATTGCACCGGTCCGCGTTTGATTACAGCCGAGACAAAGGCTGAAATGAAAAACGTTCTCACTGACATTCAGGACGGCACCTTTGTTCGTAACTGGATGCTGGAAAACAAAGTCAACCAGACTTCTTTCAAAGCCATCCGCGCTCGCAAGGATGCCCATCAGGTTGAAGAAGTTGGCGCTAAACTGCGCGCCATGATGCCTTGGATCAAAGAAAAAGCTATGGTTGACAAAACAAAGAACTAAGTTTTTTTGTTGGTGTTTATTCAGGAAAAATCCCGGTCCTTGCGATCGGGATTTTTCTTTATGCTTTATTTAGGTTTACTCTTGTTTGATGTTGGTTCGTCCTGCAGGATTAGCCTATAGTGACGAACCCCGTTTATTTTCTCTTCAATCGCGGAATGAGACCCCATGGCCAATAGCGCACACCGTTACTTCATTCTTGATGTGTTCACCAAAGATGTCTTTGCTGGTAATCCGCTGGCTGTGGTGCTCGAAAGTGATGATCTTTCTGATGAGCAGATGCAGAAAATCGCCAGAGAGTTCAATTTCTCTGAAACGGTTTTTGTTTGTTCACCAGAGAATAAGGCTCACAATGCGTCTTTGCGCATTTTCACGCCTGCCTATGAGTTGCCCTTTGCCGGTCATCCAACCGTGGGTACGGCGGTACTGCTGGGGCTTTTGCGTTTTCCTGATGTGCAGAGTGATCAGAATTGCGTCATGCTGATCGAGGAAAAGGTGGGCCGCATCCGTGCAAAGGTCAAGCTTTCGTCTGATGGCAAAGGCAAGGCTGTGTTTGAAGCGCCGCAATTGTCAAAGTCTCTGGGCTCTGTAAAGCTGGGGTCTAAAGACGAGATCGCAGCCGCACTTGGTCTGCACATCAAGGATATCGGCTTCGAGAACCACGTTCCGACTGCCTATTCAGCTGGCGTTCCTTTTGCCATGGTCCCTATTCGCAATCTTGAGGCGATGAAACGGGCCCATCCGGTTATGCCCAGCTGGAGTACCGCATTTGGCGCTCATGAGCATAATGACGCTTTTCTCTATACACGCGAAACAACATGTCACAATTCTGATTTTCATGCGCGCATGTTTGCTCCGGGCATGGGGATTGTTGAAGATCCTGCAACAGGATCTGCTGCGGCTGCTTTTGCCGGTGTTATTTGTCAGTTCGACAAGCCCGGGCAAGGCAATCACCGTTACAGTATTGAGCAGGGGTTTGAAATGGACCGGCCATCCATCATCGAGCTTGGCCTCGAAGTGGTCGAAGGGCGCCTGTCCAGTGAAACAATCGGCGGACATGTTGTGCTTGTTTCTGAAGGAAAATTGTACATTTAACACTGGCGTTGGTTGAAATTTGGTCTTATTGTGCCTCCCAACGGGCCATCTGTTGACCTTTTTTTCATCCTATATTGTTCCAGGCGATCCTAATGTCTTTTTCTTTCCTACACAGCATCGAGAGTAATATTGCGCTTTTTTCCGAAGCGCTTGAAGGCACAAACCTTGTGCCTGAGCAGCATTATGTGCGAAATGATCTGCTGCAAAAGGTAACCAAGCTTGGATATATAGATGCGGATATAGGAGCGGAGATCGAACGAGCGATATTGGAATGTGCAAGAGGAGTTGATCTTCTGCTTGTGACCTGTTCCACGCTTAGCCCTATTGCGGAT
This window of the uncultured Cohaesibacter sp. genome carries:
- a CDS encoding pyridoxine 5'-phosphate synthase, with product MKTRLSVNVNAVAVLRNRRDLPWPSVTGMARIALEAGAKGITVHPRPDERHIRRTDVLDLADMIRKDFPGKELCLEGYPDNRFLALCEEARPDQVLFVPDDPLQQTSDHGWNFEANDDLLRKSIDVIKRSGMKVSLFVDPNPAQPPKAAGVGADRVEIYTGPYGACHSDEALAETRLAEVVAAANAAKDAGLDVNAGHDLTPENLPALMEVVPFIREVSIGHGFIADALIYGFAESVHRFQRAMGEL
- a CDS encoding PhzF family phenazine biosynthesis protein, coding for MANSAHRYFILDVFTKDVFAGNPLAVVLESDDLSDEQMQKIAREFNFSETVFVCSPENKAHNASLRIFTPAYELPFAGHPTVGTAVLLGLLRFPDVQSDQNCVMLIEEKVGRIRAKVKLSSDGKGKAVFEAPQLSKSLGSVKLGSKDEIAAALGLHIKDIGFENHVPTAYSAGVPFAMVPIRNLEAMKRAHPVMPSWSTAFGAHEHNDAFLYTRETTCHNSDFHARMFAPGMGIVEDPATGSAAAAFAGVICQFDKPGQGNHRYSIEQGFEMDRPSIIELGLEVVEGRLSSETIGGHVVLVSEGKLYI
- the ilvC gene encoding ketol-acid reductoisomerase, yielding MRVYYDRDADINLIKGKNVAIIGYGSQGHAHALNLRDSGVKNLVIGLREGSKSAQKAEAQGLKVMSVADACKWADVVMMLTPDELQADIYATSMHDNLKENAMLLFAHGLAIHFNLIEPRADIDVAMVAPKGPGHTVRGEYVRGAGVPTLIAIAQDATGNAHDLALSYASANGGGRAGVIETTFKEECETDLFGEQSVLCGGVVELMRAGFETLVEAGYAPEMAYFECVHEMKLIVDLIYEGGIANMNYSISNTAEYGEYCTGPRLITAETKAEMKNVLTDIQDGTFVRNWMLENKVNQTSFKAIRARKDAHQVEEVGAKLRAMMPWIKEKAMVDKTKN